In the Streptomyces katrae genome, one interval contains:
- a CDS encoding type I polyketide synthase yields MSGAAADIAVVGMSCRFPGVNGPGAFWRLLLDGESTVGAFPASRPAGPGRGSHPDAAVLERGSFLDSIDGFDAAFFGTGPAEAAAMDPVQRLGLELAWEAVEDAGIPADTLAGREIDVVVGTAPSGYDLLRRLSGSDRDDHYAALGANGAMIANRISALFDVRGMSYCADSGQSSSLVALALACERIRAGAVDAALAGGVHLIADPEAGAALANLGALSPDGRCFTFDARANGFARGEGGAFVLLKRLDLALADGDHVYAVVRGWGVGSGGASTKMPDPSPAGQAAAVRAALARADVPFDTVDYVEAHGTGTRMGDPAEAAGLREVFRESGRSRPLVIGSVKTNVGHLEPAAGITGFVKAALCLDRAHLVPSLGFRSPNPAIEDFHEHFEVLGAARPWPDVPGRPRRAGVSAFGMGGTNAHVILEQAPEVPASRVPVPRVPAPPRPAADGAPASRVLPWVLSARSEPALREQAARLRDLVAADPSLSPADVGHSLAATRTRFEHRAVVLGAGRSEALEALGLFAAGGDPARVVRGTAGRPAGPVVFVFPGQGSQWQGMGARLYEESEVFAHSVDACAKALAPHVDWSLVDVLTGAEPAALLERIEVVQPALFAMLVSLARVWGSLGVTPDAVIGHSQGEIAAAHVAGALTLEDAARIVALRSRLLSEVAGQGAMAGLLLPEGRVRELLGRWGGRLGIAAVNGPNSTTVSGETEAVRELVAACEAEGVRARLIKSTVPGHSPLLDRFEAELTRGLGRITPLPATAAIHSTVTGGPVDPAELDAAYWFRNLRRTVRFEAATQSLLARGHDTFVEISPHPVLQVAVEETADALGASPVVVGTLNKHDGSTGKVLESLAHLHVRGVPADWEAVFAAGRPRRIALPTYPFRRRPYWLTAPGEEAGADGSGAGAAAAAELGTEAAVLALVCAEAAALLSAARGTDLTGAALAARAAQPFKDLGLESATAVALRNRLAAAAGVRLPATVAFTHPTPRDLARHLFSLLAPEPPATGPESGEEPRQPEEPEGVAAAEEAGPDGLGDDDLYELIDRGYV; encoded by the coding sequence CGGGGCTCCTTCCTCGACTCCATCGACGGGTTCGACGCCGCCTTCTTCGGCACCGGACCGGCCGAGGCCGCCGCCATGGACCCGGTGCAGCGGCTCGGGCTGGAGCTCGCCTGGGAGGCCGTCGAGGACGCCGGCATCCCGGCGGACACCCTCGCCGGCCGCGAGATCGACGTCGTGGTCGGCACCGCCCCGTCCGGGTACGACCTGCTGCGCAGGCTCTCCGGCAGCGACCGGGACGACCACTACGCCGCCCTCGGCGCCAACGGGGCGATGATCGCGAACCGGATCTCCGCCCTGTTCGACGTCCGCGGCATGAGCTACTGCGCGGACTCGGGCCAGTCCTCCTCCCTGGTGGCGCTGGCCCTGGCCTGTGAACGGATCCGCGCCGGCGCCGTCGACGCGGCCCTCGCCGGCGGCGTCCACCTGATCGCCGACCCGGAGGCGGGAGCGGCCCTCGCCAACCTGGGTGCCCTCTCGCCCGACGGCCGCTGCTTCACCTTCGACGCCCGGGCCAACGGCTTCGCCCGCGGCGAGGGCGGGGCGTTCGTGCTGCTCAAGCGGCTCGACCTCGCCCTGGCCGACGGCGACCACGTCTACGCCGTGGTCCGCGGCTGGGGGGTCGGCAGCGGCGGTGCCTCCACCAAGATGCCCGACCCCAGCCCCGCCGGGCAGGCCGCCGCGGTCCGGGCCGCCCTCGCCCGCGCGGACGTCCCCTTCGACACCGTCGACTACGTCGAGGCCCACGGCACCGGCACCCGCATGGGCGACCCGGCCGAGGCGGCCGGCCTGCGCGAGGTGTTCCGGGAGTCGGGCCGCAGCCGCCCCCTGGTGATCGGCTCGGTGAAGACGAACGTCGGCCACCTGGAGCCGGCCGCCGGGATCACCGGCTTCGTGAAGGCGGCCCTCTGCCTGGACCGCGCCCATCTGGTGCCCAGCCTGGGCTTCCGCTCCCCGAACCCCGCCATCGAGGACTTCCACGAGCACTTCGAGGTGCTGGGGGCCGCCCGCCCCTGGCCGGACGTTCCCGGCCGGCCGCGCCGGGCGGGGGTGTCGGCGTTCGGCATGGGCGGCACCAACGCCCACGTGATCCTGGAACAGGCGCCCGAGGTCCCCGCGTCCCGGGTCCCGGTGCCCCGGGTTCCGGCGCCGCCGCGCCCGGCCGCCGACGGGGCCCCGGCCTCCCGCGTGCTGCCGTGGGTGCTCTCCGCCCGCTCGGAGCCCGCGCTGCGGGAACAGGCGGCCCGGCTGCGGGACCTCGTGGCCGCGGACCCCTCGCTCTCCCCGGCCGACGTCGGCCACTCCCTGGCCGCGACGCGGACCCGGTTCGAGCACCGGGCGGTGGTCCTGGGCGCCGGCCGGAGCGAGGCCCTGGAAGCCCTCGGCCTGTTCGCGGCGGGCGGCGACCCGGCGCGCGTGGTGCGCGGGACGGCCGGGCGGCCGGCGGGCCCGGTGGTCTTCGTCTTCCCCGGCCAGGGCTCGCAGTGGCAGGGCATGGGCGCACGGCTCTACGAGGAGTCGGAGGTCTTCGCGCACTCGGTCGACGCCTGCGCGAAGGCCCTGGCACCGCACGTGGACTGGTCGCTGGTGGACGTGCTGACCGGCGCGGAGCCGGCCGCCCTGCTGGAGCGGATCGAGGTCGTCCAGCCGGCGCTGTTCGCCATGCTGGTGTCCCTGGCCCGGGTGTGGGGCTCGCTGGGCGTGACCCCCGACGCGGTCATCGGCCACTCCCAGGGCGAGATCGCCGCCGCCCACGTGGCGGGCGCCCTGACGCTGGAGGACGCGGCCCGCATCGTGGCCCTGCGCTCCCGGCTGCTCTCCGAGGTCGCGGGGCAGGGCGCCATGGCCGGCCTCCTGCTGCCCGAAGGCCGGGTGCGGGAGCTGCTGGGGCGGTGGGGCGGCCGGCTCGGGATCGCCGCCGTCAACGGCCCCAACTCCACCACCGTCTCGGGTGAGACCGAGGCCGTCCGGGAACTGGTCGCGGCCTGCGAGGCCGAGGGCGTCCGCGCCCGCCTGATCAAGTCCACCGTGCCCGGCCACTCGCCGCTGCTGGACCGGTTCGAGGCGGAGCTGACGCGGGGACTGGGCCGGATCACCCCGCTGCCCGCGACCGCGGCGATCCACTCCACCGTCACCGGCGGCCCCGTGGATCCGGCGGAGCTGGACGCCGCCTACTGGTTCCGCAACCTGCGGCGGACCGTCCGGTTCGAGGCCGCCACCCAGAGCCTGCTCGCACGGGGGCACGACACCTTCGTCGAGATCAGCCCGCACCCCGTCCTCCAGGTGGCGGTCGAGGAGACCGCCGACGCGCTGGGGGCCTCACCGGTCGTGGTCGGCACCCTGAACAAGCACGACGGGAGCACCGGCAAGGTCCTGGAGTCCCTGGCCCACCTGCACGTACGGGGCGTCCCGGCCGACTGGGAGGCGGTGTTCGCCGCCGGCCGGCCGCGCCGGATCGCCCTGCCGACCTACCCCTTCCGGCGGCGGCCGTACTGGCTCACCGCGCCCGGGGAGGAGGCCGGCGCCGACGGATCCGGCGCGGGCGCCGCGGCGGCGGCGGAGCTGGGCACGGAAGCGGCGGTGCTCGCGCTGGTGTGCGCCGAGGCGGCGGCCCTGCTGAGCGCCGCCCGGGGCACGGACCTGACGGGCGCCGCACTCGCCGCGCGGGCGGCGCAGCCCTTCAAGGACCTGGGGCTGGAATCCGCGACGGCGGTGGCCCTGCGCAACCGGCTCGCGGCCGCGGCCGGCGTACGGCTCCCGGCCACCGTCGCCTTCACCCACCCGACCCCCCGCGACCTCGCCCGCCACCTGTTCTCCCTCCTCGCACCCGAACCGCCCGCGACGGGGCCGGAGTCCGGGGAGGAGCCCCGGCAGCCCGAGGAACCCGAGGGCGTGGCGGCGGCGGAGGAAGCGGGCCCGGACGGCCTCGGCGACGACGACCTGTACGAGCTGATCGACCGCGGCTACGTGTAG